The proteins below are encoded in one region of Oryzias melastigma strain HK-1 linkage group LG7, ASM292280v2, whole genome shotgun sequence:
- the tsr2 gene encoding pre-rRNA-processing protein TSR2 homolog, with protein MAASAASRELFTDGVRAVLHSWPVLQIAVENGFGGAFGPQKADWMVDVVQQYFHDNANLQQYEVEDYLAVLLDQEFDTVVDDGSLPQVSLNLLQMYAHWQQGALESLKTSIQALSQKKTQRAKVQAPPISSDEDSDAETQEMECGESQQSSTCTHPPPPPQEEDGWTVVRRKK; from the exons ATGGCGGCCTCGGCGGCTTCACGTGAGCTTTTCACAGACGGAGTTCGGGCGGTTTTGCACAGCTGGCCGGTTCTACAG ATTGCCGTGGAGAACGGGTTCGGGGGCGCGTTCGGCCCACAGAAGGCTGACTGGATGGTGGACGTGGTGCAGCAGTATTTCCATGACAACG ctaACCTGCAGCAGTATGAGGTGGAGGACTACCTGGCTGTGCTCCTGGACCAAGAGTTCGATACCGTCGTGGATGATGGGAGCTTGCCTCAG gtgtctctGAACCTGCTGCAGATGTATGCTCACTggcagcagggggcgctggAGTCGCTCAAAACCTCCATCCAGGCTCTGAGCCAGAAGAAGACGCAGAGAGCCAAGGTGCAGGCTCCGCCCATCTCATCCGACGAGGACAGTGACGCTGAAACGCAG GAAATGGAGTGTGGGGAGTCCCAGCAGTCAAGTACCTGCacacatcctcctcctcctcctcaggagGAAGATGGTTGGACCGTGGTCAGGAGGAAGAAGTGA
- the abt1 gene encoding activator of basal transcription 1 isoform X2 codes for MAAAADQPCVSAAESETRSEMMAEEEGKSSALDEDEASGDDQPSEQKKTTTSCQGRKCVPGIVYLGHIPPRLRPKHLRNMLSVYGEIGRVFLQPEDHQVRKRKKKSGLRRCDFTEGWVEFRDKRVAKRVAASLHNTPMGTRKRQRFSSDLWCIKYLHRFQWTHLSERLAYEQTVLQQRLRTEVSQAKRETNFYLNNVEKSARMDDKGRKRRSQAEQVDTKLWEFTQHQTEEEIQKKKKKQKDSITQKNQEKAQLIQQKSQSNVSLLCKIFSSNQSQ; via the exons atggcagcagcagcagatcagcCCTGCGTCAGCGCTGCAGAGTCAGAGACACGGAG TGAGATGATGGCGGAAGAGGAGGGAAAGAGCTCGGCTCTGGATGAGGACGAAGCATCCGGAGACGATCAGCcttcagaacaaaagaaaaccacAACTTCCTGTCAGGGCAGGAAGTGCGTCCCAGGTATAGTTTACCTGGGTCACATTCCTCCAAGGCTCCGCCCCAAACACCTGAGGAACATGCTGTCGGTGTACGGAGAGATCGGACGGGTCTTCCTGCAGCCTGAAG ACCACCAAGtcaggaagaggaagaagaagtcTGGGCTGCGGCGGTGCGACTTCACCGAAGGCTGGGTGGAGTTCAGGGACAAACGAGTGGCTAAAAGGGTGGCGGCGTCTCTCCACAACACGCCCATGGGAACCAGAAAACGCCAGCGGTTCTCCTCAGACCTGTGGTGCATCAAG TACCTGCACAGGTTTCAGTGGACTCACCTGAGCGAGCGGCTGGCCTATGAGCAGACGGTGTTACAGCAGCGACTGAGGACAGAAGTCTCTCAGGCGAAGAGGGAGACCAACTTCTACCTGAACAACGTGGAGAAGAGTGCCCGCATGGATGACAAGGGGCGGAAGAGGCGGAGCCAAGCAGAACAG GTGGACACTAAGCTGTGGGAGTTCACACAACATCAGACGGAGGAGGagatccagaagaagaagaagaagcagaaggaCTCCATTACCCAGAAGAACCAGGAAAAAGCGCAGCTCATTCAGCAGAAGAGCCAATCAAACGTGTCGCTGTTGTGCAAGATATTCAGCTCCAACCAGTCACAGTGA
- the grm6a gene encoding glutamate receptor, metabotropic 6a: MTSSSSGISSMSIRQFNRLRVFYNGRQVALWLRLLLWIWTGEQVDKVHTSHQHFHPHSIKIPGDITLGGLFPIHSRGPHGVNCGELKKEKGIHRMEAMLYALDQINSDPELLPNITLGARVLDTCSRDTYALEQSLTFVQALIQKDTSDIRCTNGDPPIIRKPERVVAVIGASASSVSIMVANILRLFEIPQVSYASTAPELSDNNRYDFFSRVVPPDSYQAQAMLDIVKALGWNYVSTLASEGNYGESGVEAFMQISREAGGVCIAQSVKIPREPTAGEFDKIIKRLMETSNARGVIIFANEDDIRRVLEAAQRANLTGHFLFVGSDSWGAKSSPITELEDVAEGAVTILPKRASIDGFDQYFTSRCLENNRRNIWFAEFWEDDFRCKLTRPGVKLEAEKKKCTGDERIGHDSSYEQEGKVQFVIDAVYAVAHALHNMHQDLCPGSHGVCSNMDPVEGRLLLDYIRAVNFNGSAGTSVLFNENGDAPGRYDIFQFQMTNHSHPGYHVIGQWTNNLRLNVRMQWSRGDRSVPESICSFPCKSGERKKMVKGVPCCWHCELCDGYQYQLDEFNCETCPLDKRPAPNRTACRPTPIIKLEWNSLWALVPASVAMLGILATSAVVITFIRFNDTPIVRASGRELSYVLLTGIFLIYLITFLMIAEPGVVVCALRRLLLGLGMAITYSSMLTKTNRIYRIFEQGKKSVTPPKFISPTSQLLITFILISVQVFGVFVWFAVIPPHTIIDYEELRPPNPDLARGILKCDMSDMSIIGCLSYSIVLMVTCTVYAVKSRGVPETFNEAKPIGFTMYTTCIVWLAFVPIFFGTAQSTEKMFIQTATLTISMSLSASVSLGMLYMPKVYVIIFHPEQNVQKRKRSFKAVVQAAKSLTEKQNGDVKIEPDRTQ; encoded by the exons atgacatcatcaagctcTGGGATTTCTTCAATGTCCATTCGCCAATTTAACCGCCTGCGTGTTTTCTACAATGGCCGCCAAGTTGCCCTGTGGCTCCGCCTCCTACTTTGGATTTGGACTGGTGAGCAGGTGGATAAGGTGCACACCTCCCACCAGCACTTCCACCCCCACTCCATCAAGATACCCGGAGACATCACGCTAGGGGGCTTGTTCCCGATCCACTCGCGCGGCCCACACGGTGTGAACTGTGGTGAGCTGAAGAAGGAGAAAGGAATCCACCGCATGGAGGCCATGCTGTACGCTCTGGACCAGATCAACAGCGACCCGGAACTGCTGCCCAACATCACTCTGGGAGCCCGGGTTCTGGACACCTGCTCCAGAGACACCTATGCTCTGGAGCAGTCTCTCACGTTTGTGCAGGCGCTGATCCAGAAAGACACGTCTGATATCCGATGCACCAACGGTGATCCTCCCATCATCCGCAAACCTGAGAGGGTGGTGGCAGTGATCGGGGCGTCGGCCAGCTCCGTGTCGATCATGGTGGCCAACATCCTGCGTCTGTTTGAG ATCCCTCAGGTGAGCTATGCCTCCACGGCTCCAGAGCTTAGTGACAACAACCGCTACGACTTCTTCTCCCGCGTGGTCCCTCCAGACTCCTACCAGGCCCAGGCCATGCTTGACATCGTGAAAGCTTTGGGCTGGAACTACGTATCCACACTGGCCTCAGAAGGAAACTACGGAGAGAGCGGTGTTGAAGCCTTCATGCAGATCTCCAGGGAAGCTG GTGGTGTGTGCATTGCCCAGTCAGTGAAGATTCCCCGTGAGCCGACAGCTGGAGAGTTTGACAAGATTATTAAACGTCTGATGGAAACCAGTAATGCCAGAGGAGTCATTATCTTCGCTAATGAAGACGACATCAG GCGTGTTCTTGAGGCGGCACAGCGTGCCAACCTGACgggacacttcctgtttgtgggCTCAGACAGTTGGGGCGCAAAGAGTTCTCCAATCACAGAGCTGGAAGATGTGGCAGAGGGCGCTGTGACTATTCTGCCAAAGCGTGCTTCCATTGATG GGTTCGATCAATACTTTACGTCTCGCTGTCTGGAGAACAACCGCAGGAATATCTGGTTTGCTGAGTTTTGGGAGGATGACTTTCGGTGTAAACTGACCCGACCTGGAGTTAAGTTGGAGGCTGAAAAGAAGAAATGTACAG GTGACGAGAGGATCGGTCATGACTCGTCGTACGAGCAGGAGGGAAAGGTCCAGTTCGTGATTGACGCCGTGTACGCCGTCGCTCACGCCCTGCACAACATGCACCAGGACCTGTGTCCTGGCAGCCACGGCGTCTGCAGCAATATGGATCCGGTGGAAGGGCGCCTACTGCTCGACTACATCAGAGCGGTCAACTTTAACG GAAGTGCAGGTACGAGTGTTTTGTTCAATGAGAATGGAGATGCTCCAGGGCGATACGACATCTTTCAGTTTCAGATGACCAATCACAGCCACCCCGGTTACCATGTGATTGGGCAGTGGACCAACAACTTGAGGCTTAATGTGAGA ATGCAGTGGTCCAGAGGAGACAGATCCGTCCCAGAATCCATCTGCAGCTTCCCTTGTAAGTCTGGAGAACGGAAGAAGATGGTGAAGGGCGTCCCCTGCTGCTGGCACTGCGAG CTCTGTGATGGATACCAGTACCAGCTGGATGAGTTTAATTGTGAGACCTGCCCGCTAGACAAACGACCAGCGCCCAACAGAACCGCCTGCCGTCCAACCCCAATCATCAAACTGGAGTGGAACTCCCTCTGGGCCTTAGTGCCCGCCTCCGTTGCTATGCTGGGCATCCTAGCAACCAGCGCTGTGGTGATAACCTTCATCCGCTTCAATGACACGCCCATCGTCAGGGCGTCCGGCAGAGAGCTCAGCTACGTCCTCCTGACCG GCATCTTCCTCATCTACCTGATCACCTTCCTGATGATTGCCGAGCCCGGTGTGGTGGTGTGCGCTTTGCGGCGCCTCTTGCTGGGTCTTGGCATGGCCATCACCTACTCGTCCATGTTGACCAAAACCAACCGCATCTACCGCATCTTCGAGCAAGGCAAGAAGTCGGTAACCCCGCCGAAATTCATTAGTCCCACCTCCCAGCttctcatcaccttcatcctgATCTCTGTTCAG GTCTTTggtgtgtttgtttggtttgctGTCATTCCTCCTCACACCATCATTGACTATGAAGAACTCCGCCCCCCAAACCCAGACCTGGCCCGCGGCATCCTGAAGTGTGACATGTCCGATATGTCGATCATCGGTTGTCTGAGCTACAGCATCGTTCTCATG GTGACTTGTACCGTGTATGCAGTGAAGAGCCGTGGCGTTCCAGAGACCTTCAATGAAGCAAAGCCAATCGGCTTCACAATGTACACAACCTGCATCGTCTGGCTGGCCTTTGTGCCCATTTTCTTCGGTACGGCCCAGTCCACCGAAAAG ATGTTTATCCAGACGGCTACGCTGACCATCTCCATGTCTCTGAGCGCCTCCGTCTCCCTTGGGATGCTCTACATGCCCAAAGTCTATGTGATCATTTTCCACCCAGAGCAGAACGtccagaagaggaagaggagcttcAAG GCTGTGGTTCAGGCTGCAAAGTCCCTGACAGAGAAGCAGAACGGGGACGTGAAGATAGAACCGGATCGAACGCAGTGA
- the rad51c gene encoding DNA repair protein RAD51 homolog 3 → MTVELETANNHGGGEAVTALELLQREKECGSITTFSSQLDRALKGGLPVGKVTEICGAPGVGKTQLCLQLSVDVQVPLSFGGLEGQVIFMDTEGSFVLQRVGDVAAAVVRHFSLVAEDGEQKDAMQTFDMESILSNIFLVRCHDYVELLAELHLLPDFLRDQPRVRLLVIDSVAFPFRQQLDDLSLRTRLLQGLAQQLVSIATRHNIAVVITNQMTTRLQDSQSHLVPALGEIWGHASTTRILLQWEGSRQVAAIVKSPCCMDTAVQYHITSEGFRDVNQPENSDQPEIPLTERRSL, encoded by the exons ATGACT GTGGAGCTGGAGACTGCAAACAACCATGGAGGAGGTGAAGCTGTCACGGCTCTGGAGCTTCTCCAGAGGGAGAAAGAGTGTGGAAGCATCACCACCTTCTCCTCACAGCTGGACCGCGCCCTTAAAGGAGGACTTCCTGTTGGGAAGGTGACAGAAATCTGTGGAGCGCCAGGAGTCGGAAAAACACAGCTGTG CCTGCAGCTGTCCGTGGACGTCCAGGTGCCTCTGAGCTTTGGGGGTCTGGAGGGTCAGGTGATCTTCATGGACACCGAGGGCAGCTTTGTTCTTCAGAGAGTTGGTGACGTTGCAGCTGCCGTTGTCAGACATTTCTCGCTTGTGGCTGAGGATGGCGAGCAGAAAGACGCCATGCAGACTTTCGATATGGAGTCCATTTTGTCCAACATCTTCTTG GTGCGTTGCCACGATTACGTGGAGCTGCTGGCTGAACTCCACCTGCTGCCAGACTTCCTGCGGGATCAGCCGAGAGTCCGCCTCCTCGTGATTGACAGCGTGGCCTTCCCCTTCCGGCAACAGCTTGATGACTTGTCGCTAAGGACACGCCTACTCCAAGGCCTCGCCCAGCAGCTCGTCTCCATAGCAACACGTCACAACATCGCTGTGGTAATCACCAATCAGATGACGACCCGGCTGCAGGACAGCCAATCACATCTGGTACCAGCCCTCGGGGAGATTTGGGGCCACGCCTCCACCACCAGGATCCTTCTGCAGTGGGAGGGGTCACGGCAAGTGGCGGCCATTGTTAAATCTCCCTGTTGCATGGACACGGCCGTTCAATACCACATCACCTCTGAGGGTTTTAGAGACGTGAACCAACCAGAAAACTCTGACCAACCAGAGATCCCTCTGACCGAGCGGAGATCCCTCTGA
- the abt1 gene encoding activator of basal transcription 1 isoform X1 → MPCHPHLPRSGPIRAPLGGTDSNRSGTELLDHRSSRNSVLVVQKAERIHESMAAAADQPCVSAAESETRSEMMAEEEGKSSALDEDEASGDDQPSEQKKTTTSCQGRKCVPGIVYLGHIPPRLRPKHLRNMLSVYGEIGRVFLQPEDHQVRKRKKKSGLRRCDFTEGWVEFRDKRVAKRVAASLHNTPMGTRKRQRFSSDLWCIKYLHRFQWTHLSERLAYEQTVLQQRLRTEVSQAKRETNFYLNNVEKSARMDDKGRKRRSQAEQVDTKLWEFTQHQTEEEIQKKKKKQKDSITQKNQEKAQLIQQKSQSNVSLLCKIFSSNQSQ, encoded by the exons ATGCCCTGTCATCCTCACCTTCCTCGGTCCGGTCCAATCCGTGCACCCCTGGGCGGTACCGATTCGAACCGTAGCGGGACAGAGCTATTGGATCATCG AAGCTCCAGGAACTCCGTCCTGGTTGTGCAGAAAGCAGAACGGATCCATGAGAGcatggcagcagcagcagatcagcCCTGCGTCAGCGCTGCAGAGTCAGAGACACGGAG TGAGATGATGGCGGAAGAGGAGGGAAAGAGCTCGGCTCTGGATGAGGACGAAGCATCCGGAGACGATCAGCcttcagaacaaaagaaaaccacAACTTCCTGTCAGGGCAGGAAGTGCGTCCCAGGTATAGTTTACCTGGGTCACATTCCTCCAAGGCTCCGCCCCAAACACCTGAGGAACATGCTGTCGGTGTACGGAGAGATCGGACGGGTCTTCCTGCAGCCTGAAG ACCACCAAGtcaggaagaggaagaagaagtcTGGGCTGCGGCGGTGCGACTTCACCGAAGGCTGGGTGGAGTTCAGGGACAAACGAGTGGCTAAAAGGGTGGCGGCGTCTCTCCACAACACGCCCATGGGAACCAGAAAACGCCAGCGGTTCTCCTCAGACCTGTGGTGCATCAAG TACCTGCACAGGTTTCAGTGGACTCACCTGAGCGAGCGGCTGGCCTATGAGCAGACGGTGTTACAGCAGCGACTGAGGACAGAAGTCTCTCAGGCGAAGAGGGAGACCAACTTCTACCTGAACAACGTGGAGAAGAGTGCCCGCATGGATGACAAGGGGCGGAAGAGGCGGAGCCAAGCAGAACAG GTGGACACTAAGCTGTGGGAGTTCACACAACATCAGACGGAGGAGGagatccagaagaagaagaagaagcagaaggaCTCCATTACCCAGAAGAACCAGGAAAAAGCGCAGCTCATTCAGCAGAAGAGCCAATCAAACGTGTCGCTGTTGTGCAAGATATTCAGCTCCAACCAGTCACAGTGA